CTATTTGATTAGGGTTAACATATTGCTTCTTGCCGGTAATTATGTAGTTATTGATGCCATCTTTCGCGTACGGGTTTGCGTTGGGCTTACCGAAAATACGCTCGCTGTTGGTTTCATTTTCGCAAAAAAGCAATTCATCCGCCCCTTCCAAAAACAATTTATATTTTCCCAGCAAACGATGGTTTACTTCGATCTGTCGGTTAGCTATTCCGTTTAAAATAGGTTTGTAATTAAACTGTTCATAGCCCCACGACCAGGTATTTCGAAACCAAAGCGTAGGCAAAAGGGTTAAGGGCGCTTCTTTTGTATAACGATTATGAGCCGTTATTTTGATAAGGATGTCATTTTCGTCGGCTTTGGCGTACTCAATGAATATATCGAAATAGCGATTGTCACTAAAAATTCCTGTATCGGCAATCTCATATTCGGGCTGAAGTCTGTTTCGCTTACGATTCTCTTCGGCGAGTTTGGCGTAGGGAAATGCTGCCTGCGGGTATTTATAGAGCATTTTCATGTACGAGTGCGTAGGGGTACTGTCTAAATAATAGTACAGTTCTTTCACATCTTCGCCGTGATTTCCCTCGGGGCCGGTCACTCCATAGAGGCGCTCTTTAATGATGGGATCCTCGTGATTCCAAAAAGCAAAGGCTAAACAGATATGCCCTTTGTTGTCGGAAATACCCCCAAGGCCATCTTCACCCCAACGATAGGAATAAGACCGCGACAGTTCGTGAGAAATAAATCCCCACGAATCGCCCCAATAGCTGTAATCTTCACGAACAGTTCCCCATTGGCGTTCGGCCAAATAGGGTCCCCATTTTTTCCAACCTTTGTTATCGGCTCGCGCATGTATGCGCTTTCTTTCAGCAGTATCTTTCATCGTTAGTTAATGTGGGTTAACCTAGAATCACAAAAATAGTAGAATCCCCAATACGATTTTGTGCAAATTTGTATCCAATAAGCATTTATTAACCCTTACTGCAATGGCATTTACATCTTTTTTACGTTGGAAACTGATATTTATCCTGAGTTTTTGTTTTATCCTGCCCGGTTTTGCGCAGATTTATCGTCCTAAGCCCGTTACAGCGTTGCTGGGAGCCATGGACGAGGAGATCGAATTGCTGCGTCAGACATTACAAAAACCAAAGGTAAAAGTCATTCACGGAATCACATTTTATGAGGGAAAAATCGGCAGACAGCGCATAGTCATTGTAAAAACAGGAATCGGGAAAGTCAATGCTACCATGACCGCGGCCTTTTTATTACAAACATTTCGTCCGCAACGCGTCATTTTCACCGGAATTGCCGGAGGTATACATCCTGATCTGAATCCGGGAGATATTGTTATCGGACAACAAACCATGCAATATGATTTCGGGCAATTTACCAATGAAGGGCTCCAAACCGGAAAAACCCGTAACCCTATTAATCGCGAATTAAATCCCTTATTTTTTCCGGCCGATTCTTTACTGCTGATTACGGCTCAGGCAGCGGCTCAAACGACCGAATTTAAAAAGATGGAAAATCAAGCCAAAGCTCCCCGCATCATAACAGGGACCATTGTCACGGGGGATTTGTTTGTTACTTCTGAAACGAAGGTCAATGAACTCCGCAGGAGATTTAATGCTGATGCAACCGAAATGGAAGGAGCAGCCGTAGCTCAACTTTGTTGGCAACAGCAAGTGCCCTGTTTGATCCTGAGAAGCATGAGCGATAAGGCCGACAGCAAAGCGCGGGAAAGCGTTGATAATTTCAAAAAAACCGCCTCTTACAATTCTGCCCGGCTTTTAATAAATATGTTGTCGAAACTGCCTGATTAATAAACTTTTTGCGTTTAATTTGCCCTTCACCTTTACTTCCAACAATCAGTCATGAGAAAAATCAGATGGTCGGCCTTTGGGCTTGCACTTTTAGTTGTTTTGCTGGTACTTACTGTTTTTGCCATTTATAACGGTCGTGACCGCCACCCTGATTATTCACTGAACTTAGACATTAAAGCTTCCAAGGAAACCATAACCTACAAAGCAGGGTTTGCGGCCCTGAACATAACCCCGGAGGTACCGGAAACATGGACCGACAAAAACAATGATGCGGCCTTTAACCCGGAGGATGGCGATACCTTTGAAGATAAAAACGGGAACGGGCGGTTTGACACCTATTGGTTGGCCGGCTTCAGTAAAAAACGCGCTGCCAACGGCGTTCACGATGATTTGTGGGCACGAACCATGGTATTGGACGACGGGCATACGCGCCTCGCCGTTATTGCCCTTGACTTAATCGGCTTTCCGTACAATAACGTGCTGAATGTCCGTAAAAAATTGGCGAATCAATTCGGCATTACGTATTCTATTATATGCAGTACTCATAATCATGAAGGCCCTGATATGCTCGGCTTGTGGGGCGACAGCGTCGTGAAACGAGGCGTAAATCCGGTATATGAGAAATGGGTAGAGGATCGAATCGTTGAATCCATCGGAGTAGCGGTACAAAACTTAAAGGAGGCCCATCTTCGCGTAGCTCAGGATGTATCCGGGGCCGATTCGTTAAATATGGATACCCGCAAACCCATTGTCAAAGACAACGGCGTATATATTCTTCAGGCAACTGACGCAAAGACAGACTCAACCTTGGGCAGTTTTGTAGTATGGGGCAATCATCCCGAAACCATGTGGAGTGAGAACACGATGATCACCTCCGACTTTCCGCATTATGTACGTGAGGGCATTGAAAAAGGGATTTATAATGATGACCTTTTGGCAAAAAAAGGGTTAGGCGGGATTGTCGTTTATGCATCGGGCTGTGTGGGAGGACTGATGACCACCCGTCCTGCTGTCAGGATCAAAGACCCATTCAAAAATGTGTACTACGAAAAGCCCACTTTCGAAAAAATCAATGCCCAGGGAACGACCTTGGCTTTGTTGGCACTCAATGCCTTAGACAAAGCCGAACCGGTATCAGGAGGAATAAATCTTTCGGCCAAAACGATTGAATTACCCTTGGGCAATATGCTGTTCCGTCTGGGAATTGCGTTAGGAGTGATCGAAGGCGGATACAGCAGTTGGGGGCATTTACGCACCGAAGTGGCCGCCCTTACGATTGGGGAAATCAGTTTCATTACCATCCCGGGAGAACTGTACCCCGAAATTGCCAACGGAGGCATTGAAACCCCCAAAGAAGGGGATTTCAAGTTAACAAAGGCGGTTGAAACACCTCCCTTACGGACCTTAATGCCCGGTAAATATAAATTTGTCTTAGGACTCGCCAATGACGAACTCGGCTACATCATTCCTAAATCGGAATGGGACAAAGAGGCCCCTTATTTATACGACTCACCCAAGGCACATTATGGCGAAGTAAATTCTTCCGGACCGGAAACCGCGCCTATATTGCACAAAACTCTCAAAGAAATGCTTGAAAAAATGCCTAAATAGCTATTTTTAGGATGTATTCCCAAAAATCAGCGCCTAACGGGCGTTTAAATCTTCATCATTTATGACAAATCACGAATCTCATCAGCAACTGTTGGATCAACTCCAAAAGCGATACGAGCAGGTCAAACTTGGAGGCGGGCCCAAAAATATTGAAAAGCACAAAGCCAAAGGAAAACTCACCGCCCGTGAGCGCATTGCTTATTTATTGGACAACCAAGATGACTTTGTCGAAATCGGCGCTTTTGCGGGTGAGGGCATGTATGCCGAGGAAGGCGGCTGCCCGTCAGGCGGGGTAGTGATTGGCATTGGAAAAGTGTCGGGACGTCAGTGTGTGGTTGTGGCCAACGACGCTACCGTTAAGGCCGGTGCATGGTTTCCGATTACCGCTAAGAAAAACCTGAGGGCACAGGAAATCGCCATTGAAAATCGTTTGCCGATCATTTATTTGGTCGACAGCGCCGGCATCTATCTTCCGCTGCAGGCCGATGTTTTTGCCGATAAAGAGCATTTCGGACGGATTTTTCGCAATAATGCCGTTATGTCTTCCATGGGCATCCTGCAAGTGGCAGCGATCATGGGAAGTTGTGTGGCCGGCGGTGCTTATTTACCGATCATGTCTGATGAAGCGTTGATTGTAGAGGGAACCGGCTCCATCTTTTTAGCCGGGCCGTATTTAGTAAAAGCTTCTATTGGGGAAGATGTTGATGCCGAAACACTGGGCGGAGCTTCCACCCACTGCGAGATTTCGGGCGTTACGGACAATAAATACCCCGATGACCTCTCCTGCCTTGACGCCATCAAGCGAATAGTTGAAAAAGTAGGTCATAATGAAAAAGCAGGGTTTGACCGTATAGCCTCTGCTCCACCCGCTAAAAATCCCGATGAAATTTTCGATATTCTTCCCGCCGACCGCAATAAGCCCTATGATATGCGGGAAATCATTGAGCGGATTGTGGACAATTCAGATTTTGAAGAATATAAAAAGTTGTACGGGCAAACGATTCTGTGCGGCTACGCCCGGGTAGAAGGTTGGGCGGTAGGCATTGTAGCCAATCAGCGCAAAATGGTAAAAGCCAAAAAGGGAAGCGGCACGGCCAATGAAATGCAAATGGGAGGCGTTATCTATTCCGATTCGGCCGATAAAGCCGCGCGGTTTATCATGAACTGCAATCAGAAAAAGATTCCGCTCGTTTTCCTGCATGATGTTACCGGCTTTATGGTAGGGAGTCGCTCTGAGCAGGGAGGAATTATCAAAGACGGGGCCAAAATGGTCAATGCCGTGGCCAACTCGGTTGTTCCTAAATTTACGTTCATCATCGGCAACTCCTACGGGGCCGGCAACTACGCCATGTGCGGTAAAGCCTATGACCCGCGCCTGATCTTTGCGTGGCCCACGGCCCAGTTGGCCGTGATGAGCGGAGCATCGGCCGCCAAAACGTTATTACAGATTCAGGTGGCAACGTTGAAAGCCAAAGGCCAAACCATTACGCCGGAAGCGGAAAACGAACTGCTGACACAGATCACCGACCGCTATACTGCACAGCTTTCCCCGTATTATGCCGCTTCTCACCTTTGGACGGACGGCATTATCCATCCCCTCGACACCCGGCGTATCATTGCTGCCGGCATCGAAGCCGCCAACCATGCACCGATCTCGAAACCATTTAACGTAGGAGTTATTCAAACATAAAATAAGATTTTCAGGGCATTCATGGACTATGATAAAAGAATCTGTCGACGATCCTCCTCAAATCACCATCGCAATGCCCGTATACAACGGAGCAAAAACGCTGGAAAGAGCCGTCAACTCCATTCTTAACCAAACCTACCAACACTGGCAACTTCTTATACTGGATGACGGCTCAACCGATACTTCCATAGAAATAGCAAAAAAATTCAACGACAATCGTATTGTAGTCCTTACCGACGGTCAGCGCAAAGGAATTACGCCAAGGCTTAATCAAGCTATAGAACTGGCTAAAGGCCATTATTTTGCTCGCATGGATGCCGACGACTTTTCGTATCCTGAGCGATTTTCCAAACAAGTGGCTTTTCTCGAAGCGCATCCCTATATAGATTTGGTCGGAACCCACATTCGCCTTGTCGATAAGGCAGGGAATTGCATCGGAGTCCGAACTTTCCCAACGCACCATACTGAGATTACCGCCAAACCATGGCTGAAAAGTATCTCTGTTGCCCATCCGACCTGGTGCGGGAAAACAGCCTGGTTTCAACAATGGAAGTATCGAACTATGTTAAAAAATGAAGACCAGGACCTCCTGCTTCGCGCGCATGAAAGCAGTCGATACGCCAATTTACCGGAAATTTTATTGGACTATACCTTCGTTCATACGTTTCAAAAATCACTGCTGTCACGCGTGGGATCGGCAAAGGTAATACACCACTATTTTGTATATAAAAGACAGCCGTTCAGGTATATTATTAGCTTATTTTTAGTTTTCATTAAACTTATTTTAGATTTTTTTTCTAAAAAGTAAGTTAATTACGCTGACATAGGACCACTTAGTTCGTCTAATCGGTAGACTTAAATCAATCGCCGATAGACATGAAGAAAGTAGTACAGACCTTTACCGTACCTGTTTCGCTTCTATTTTTGGAAGGGCAAATTGAATTTTGGCAAAAAAACGGCTATGATGTGCACGTATTAACCGCACCCGGCGATGAACTAACGCATTTGGGCCGCCAAAACAAGGTAAAAACATCGGCTATTTCATTGAGCCGAAGGAAATTCGACATAAGAAAAAACGTACAGGGCCTGTTACAGTTCAGGCGTTATTTCCGTCAGGAAAAGCCACTTATCGTTCACGGCAATACCCCCAAAGCCGCTTTTTTATCAATGATTGCGGCGAAAATGGAAAATATTCCAATCCGCATATACGAAATGCACGGCCTTCCTCTGGAAACAGCCCGTCTAAGCTCAAAATTATGGCTCTTTCTGGCAGAGAAACTCTGCTGCTGGATCGCCACGCACGTAATAGCCGTCAGTCCGTCACTCCGAAAAGCAGTGATCGGAGGAGGGTTGGTTGCTGCGTCCAAAATATCGGTCATGCACCATGGCAGCTGCAACGGGGTAGACACTCAGCGTAAATTCAACCCTTCATTGATCAATACACAAGACACGACCCGGCTAAAAAAAAGCTACGGAATATCTCCTGCGCAGCCGGTCGTTGGTTTTGTCGGCCGTTTGACCAAAGACAAAGGAGTGATTGAACTGTATAAAGCCTGGCAAAGGGTAAAGCGTCGCTTTCCCGAAGCGCTTTTACTGGTGATAGGTGAGGTAGATGAACGAGTTCCCCTTTCCAAGCAATGGCTGGCTCGACTAGACGCCGATGAATCCATTATCCGAACGGGACACGTTACTGATATGCCGTCACATTATGCATTAATGGACTTTTTGGTTCTTCCAAGTTATCGTGAGGGTCTGGGCAACGTTGTTTTGGAAGCCGCAGCCATGAAAAAACCGTCTATTGTCTCCCGTGTTACAGGCTTAAAAGATACTATTGTAAAAAATCAGACCGGTATTTTTTGCCAAGTTCACTCGGTTGAAGACCTAACCGATAAAATCATTTACTATCTTGAGAACAAACCTCTCATTGAAGCGCACGGTAACGCGGCGCGTGAAAGGGTTGCGCACTGTTTTTGTCCCAATGATGTATGGAATGAGAAGTTACAATTATATCAACGTTTGGTCGCCGCGCACGAATCCGTACTTTTGCAGCATGAGCTATCATAGATTTTTAAAACCGATCATTGATACGATCGCAGCCTTAGGTGTTCTTCTTCTTACACTTCCCATCACCCTGGCCATCACGGCACTCCTCTATTTTTATAATCAGGGAAAACCTTTCTTTTTTCAATTGCGTCCCGGTCGAAATGGTGAGCTGTTTAAGATCATAAAGTTTAAAACCATGAATGACCGTCGTGATGCTCAGGGGCAATTATTGC
Above is a window of Runella slithyformis DSM 19594 DNA encoding:
- a CDS encoding 5'-methylthioadenosine/adenosylhomocysteine nucleosidase, producing the protein MAFTSFLRWKLIFILSFCFILPGFAQIYRPKPVTALLGAMDEEIELLRQTLQKPKVKVIHGITFYEGKIGRQRIVIVKTGIGKVNATMTAAFLLQTFRPQRVIFTGIAGGIHPDLNPGDIVIGQQTMQYDFGQFTNEGLQTGKTRNPINRELNPLFFPADSLLLITAQAAAQTTEFKKMENQAKAPRIITGTIVTGDLFVTSETKVNELRRRFNADATEMEGAAVAQLCWQQQVPCLILRSMSDKADSKARESVDNFKKTASYNSARLLINMLSKLPD
- a CDS encoding neutral/alkaline non-lysosomal ceramidase N-terminal domain-containing protein gives rise to the protein MRKIRWSAFGLALLVVLLVLTVFAIYNGRDRHPDYSLNLDIKASKETITYKAGFAALNITPEVPETWTDKNNDAAFNPEDGDTFEDKNGNGRFDTYWLAGFSKKRAANGVHDDLWARTMVLDDGHTRLAVIALDLIGFPYNNVLNVRKKLANQFGITYSIICSTHNHEGPDMLGLWGDSVVKRGVNPVYEKWVEDRIVESIGVAVQNLKEAHLRVAQDVSGADSLNMDTRKPIVKDNGVYILQATDAKTDSTLGSFVVWGNHPETMWSENTMITSDFPHYVREGIEKGIYNDDLLAKKGLGGIVVYASGCVGGLMTTRPAVRIKDPFKNVYYEKPTFEKINAQGTTLALLALNALDKAEPVSGGINLSAKTIELPLGNMLFRLGIALGVIEGGYSSWGHLRTEVAALTIGEISFITIPGELYPEIANGGIETPKEGDFKLTKAVETPPLRTLMPGKYKFVLGLANDELGYIIPKSEWDKEAPYLYDSPKAHYGEVNSSGPETAPILHKTLKEMLEKMPK
- a CDS encoding acyl-CoA carboxylase subunit beta yields the protein MTNHESHQQLLDQLQKRYEQVKLGGGPKNIEKHKAKGKLTARERIAYLLDNQDDFVEIGAFAGEGMYAEEGGCPSGGVVIGIGKVSGRQCVVVANDATVKAGAWFPITAKKNLRAQEIAIENRLPIIYLVDSAGIYLPLQADVFADKEHFGRIFRNNAVMSSMGILQVAAIMGSCVAGGAYLPIMSDEALIVEGTGSIFLAGPYLVKASIGEDVDAETLGGASTHCEISGVTDNKYPDDLSCLDAIKRIVEKVGHNEKAGFDRIASAPPAKNPDEIFDILPADRNKPYDMREIIERIVDNSDFEEYKKLYGQTILCGYARVEGWAVGIVANQRKMVKAKKGSGTANEMQMGGVIYSDSADKAARFIMNCNQKKIPLVFLHDVTGFMVGSRSEQGGIIKDGAKMVNAVANSVVPKFTFIIGNSYGAGNYAMCGKAYDPRLIFAWPTAQLAVMSGASAAKTLLQIQVATLKAKGQTITPEAENELLTQITDRYTAQLSPYYAASHLWTDGIIHPLDTRRIIAAGIEAANHAPISKPFNVGVIQT
- a CDS encoding glycosyltransferase family 2 protein is translated as MIKESVDDPPQITIAMPVYNGAKTLERAVNSILNQTYQHWQLLILDDGSTDTSIEIAKKFNDNRIVVLTDGQRKGITPRLNQAIELAKGHYFARMDADDFSYPERFSKQVAFLEAHPYIDLVGTHIRLVDKAGNCIGVRTFPTHHTEITAKPWLKSISVAHPTWCGKTAWFQQWKYRTMLKNEDQDLLLRAHESSRYANLPEILLDYTFVHTFQKSLLSRVGSAKVIHHYFVYKRQPFRYIISLFLVFIKLILDFFSKK
- a CDS encoding glycosyltransferase family 4 protein — its product is MKKVVQTFTVPVSLLFLEGQIEFWQKNGYDVHVLTAPGDELTHLGRQNKVKTSAISLSRRKFDIRKNVQGLLQFRRYFRQEKPLIVHGNTPKAAFLSMIAAKMENIPIRIYEMHGLPLETARLSSKLWLFLAEKLCCWIATHVIAVSPSLRKAVIGGGLVAASKISVMHHGSCNGVDTQRKFNPSLINTQDTTRLKKSYGISPAQPVVGFVGRLTKDKGVIELYKAWQRVKRRFPEALLLVIGEVDERVPLSKQWLARLDADESIIRTGHVTDMPSHYALMDFLVLPSYREGLGNVVLEAAAMKKPSIVSRVTGLKDTIVKNQTGIFCQVHSVEDLTDKIIYYLENKPLIEAHGNAARERVAHCFCPNDVWNEKLQLYQRLVAAHESVLLQHELS